Proteins from a single region of Geothrix sp. PMB-07:
- a CDS encoding DUF2891 domain-containing protein, with protein sequence MGWVRSALLGMAAVAALSAQQAELALTDAAADRFAALALRCVRQEYPNKLDHVMNGGGEVKSPRDLHPAFYGCFDWHSSVHGHWMLVRLLREHPGMVRAAEIRQVLDENLAPERMAVEVAYLGQENRRSFERTYGWAWLLKLSAELRTWDDPSAQRWAAALQPLAEALAGQFKAFLPKQTYPIRTGVHPNTAFSLDLALDYARAAKDAALEALILDRARTWFGRDRQGPVAWEPGGEDFLSPCLEEAALMSRVLPAPTYRRWLGGFLPGLPKGLVPAVVSDRTDPKIVHLDGLNLSRARALRRIALALGPADPRAAALIRLADQHARASLPHLASGSYEGEHWLATFAVRMLSER encoded by the coding sequence ATGGGTTGGGTGCGATCGGCGCTGCTGGGAATGGCCGCTGTGGCGGCGTTATCGGCCCAGCAGGCGGAGTTGGCGCTGACGGACGCGGCGGCGGATCGCTTTGCAGCACTGGCCCTGCGCTGTGTGCGTCAGGAATACCCCAACAAGCTGGATCACGTGATGAACGGCGGCGGGGAGGTGAAATCTCCGAGGGACCTGCACCCGGCCTTCTACGGCTGCTTCGATTGGCACTCTTCGGTGCACGGCCACTGGATGCTGGTGCGGCTGCTGCGCGAGCATCCAGGCATGGTCCGCGCGGCGGAGATCCGGCAGGTGCTGGATGAGAACCTGGCGCCCGAGCGCATGGCCGTCGAAGTGGCCTACCTGGGGCAGGAGAACCGCCGCAGTTTCGAGCGCACCTATGGCTGGGCCTGGCTGCTGAAGTTGAGCGCGGAGCTGCGCACTTGGGACGATCCCTCTGCCCAGCGCTGGGCCGCGGCACTGCAGCCCCTGGCGGAAGCCCTGGCCGGGCAGTTCAAGGCCTTCCTGCCTAAGCAGACCTATCCCATCCGCACCGGCGTGCATCCCAACACCGCGTTCAGCCTGGACCTGGCGCTGGATTATGCCCGGGCCGCCAAGGATGCCGCCTTGGAGGCACTGATCCTTGATCGGGCCAGGACCTGGTTCGGACGGGATCGCCAGGGCCCGGTGGCCTGGGAGCCCGGCGGCGAGGACTTTCTGTCGCCTTGCTTGGAAGAGGCGGCGCTCATGTCGCGCGTGTTGCCCGCGCCGACCTATCGCCGCTGGTTGGGCGGCTTCCTGCCGGGCCTGCCCAAGGGCCTGGTGCCTGCGGTGGTGTCGGACCGCACCGACCCCAAGATCGTGCACCTGGATGGCCTCAACCTGAGCCGGGCGCGGGCCCTGCGCCGCATCGCCCTCGCCCTGGGCCCCGCCGATCCGCGCGCGGCAGCCTTGATCCGGTTGGCGGATCAACATGCCCGGGCTTCGCTGCCCCACCTCGCTTCCGGCAGCTACGAGGGCGAGCACTGGCTGGCCACCTTCGCGGTGCGGATGCTTTCGGAACGCTAG
- the tnpA gene encoding IS200/IS605 family transposase — translation MDLFESLSHTRWECKYHVVFVPKRRRKVMYGRVRERLGEVFRQLAGQKESKVLEGHLLADHVHMLLAIPPKYAVSQVVGFMKGKSAIYLARVYGETKRNFTGQHFWARGFLVSTVGKDEHQIRQYIQNQEREEERLEKLELWR, via the coding sequence ATGGACTTGTTTGAAAGTTTAAGTCACACAAGGTGGGAATGTAAGTATCACGTAGTGTTCGTGCCAAAACGAAGAAGGAAGGTGATGTATGGGAGGGTGAGAGAGCGATTGGGTGAAGTGTTCAGGCAGCTGGCTGGGCAGAAAGAAAGCAAAGTGCTGGAAGGGCACTTGCTGGCAGATCACGTACATATGTTGTTGGCGATTCCGCCGAAGTATGCCGTATCGCAGGTAGTGGGGTTTATGAAGGGTAAGAGCGCGATTTATCTGGCCCGTGTATATGGAGAAACGAAGAGGAACTTCACGGGTCAGCATTTCTGGGCGAGAGGATTTCTGGTGTCGACGGTAGGGAAGGACGAGCATCAGATACGGCAGTACATCCAGAACCAGGAACGCGAGGAAGAACGATTGGAGAAGCTGGAGCTTTGGCGCTAG
- a CDS encoding DUF2200 domain-containing protein, giving the protein MPAREISKLLFTTVYPLYVQKAERKNRTRDEVDTIICWLTGYSQEQLNQHKAVNIDFQAFFDQAPTIHPNSSKITGVVCGVRVEEIQDPITQKIRHLDKLIDELAKGKSIDKILRQ; this is encoded by the coding sequence ATGCCCGCACGCGAGATCTCAAAGCTGCTTTTCACGACTGTCTATCCGCTATACGTCCAAAAGGCCGAGCGAAAGAACCGGACTAGAGACGAGGTGGACACGATTATCTGCTGGTTGACGGGTTACAGCCAAGAACAACTCAACCAGCACAAGGCTGTGAACATTGATTTCCAGGCCTTTTTCGACCAGGCTCCGACCATTCATCCGAATAGCTCTAAAATTACGGGTGTCGTTTGTGGCGTTCGGGTCGAGGAGATTCAGGATCCAATCACACAGAAAATCAGGCACCTCGATAAGCTCATTGATGAACTCGCGAAGGGCAAATCCATCGACAAGATTTTGCGCCAATAG
- a CDS encoding DUF3024 domain-containing protein — protein MPITTSVKSKANQELVAYCAAKIPAHVQDKIKLSITWHGSKATLIEHRPYFLDSSKWIDSPVAQLRFDSATGLWHLFCRDRNQRWHSFQPMPSSSNLHKLIAEIDRDQTGIFWG, from the coding sequence ATGCCAATTACCACCTCGGTCAAATCGAAAGCAAATCAAGAACTGGTTGCCTACTGTGCGGCCAAGATTCCTGCTCACGTTCAGGACAAGATCAAGCTGTCGATTACTTGGCATGGAAGCAAAGCGACGCTGATTGAACATCGGCCCTATTTCCTTGACTCTTCAAAGTGGATCGACAGCCCGGTCGCTCAACTTCGATTCGATTCTGCCACTGGCCTCTGGCACCTTTTCTGTCGAGATCGAAACCAGCGCTGGCATTCTTTCCAGCCAATGCCATCCTCTTCAAATCTACACAAGCTCATCGCAGAAATTGATCGTGATCAAACTGGCATTTTCTGGGGCTAG
- a CDS encoding DUF4160 domain-containing protein, producing MPIISMFYGIIIRLYLLDNLHHNLPHIHAKYAEFEASIGLADGDVLAGELPRKQLRLVQAWIELHRDELLADWELAVSGENPYKIDPL from the coding sequence ATGCCCATCATCTCCATGTTTTATGGAATCATCATTCGGTTGTACCTACTCGACAACCTGCATCACAACTTGCCCCACATTCACGCCAAATACGCTGAGTTCGAAGCCTCGATTGGACTCGCTGATGGCGATGTCCTGGCAGGCGAACTCCCTCGCAAACAGCTTCGACTCGTTCAAGCGTGGATTGAACTCCATCGTGATGAGCTTCTCGCCGATTGGGAATTGGCTGTCAGCGGGGAAAATCCGTACAAAATCGATCCTCTGTGA
- a CDS encoding DUF2442 domain-containing protein yields the protein MYWDVTSVKPLPDYQLYLEIQDGRKGVFDLKPYLDRGVFRELKDVNYFNQVGILFGAITWPHDQDIAPETLLAEMRPVGPSA from the coding sequence ATGTATTGGGATGTCACGTCAGTAAAGCCTCTTCCCGATTATCAGCTCTATCTTGAGATCCAAGATGGCCGTAAAGGGGTCTTCGACCTCAAACCGTACCTTGATAGAGGCGTGTTCCGCGAACTCAAAGATGTTAATTACTTCAACCAGGTTGGCATTTTATTCGGCGCTATCACCTGGCCCCATGACCAGGATATTGCGCCAGAAACGCTTCTCGCTGAAATGAGGCCAGTGGGCCCGTCCGCCTAA
- a CDS encoding DUF2267 domain-containing protein: MPVPSEYQRATQHFEKFMHDACEASGLATSHMAYNMVVGVLHTFRRRLPIKDALRFANILPPVLRALYVVDWDPDEAILPFQDVATMTREVKALRAEHNFSPDTAIHDVAVALRRNLIESDFDQLLSTLPKGAVEFWQV; this comes from the coding sequence ATGCCTGTACCATCGGAATATCAACGTGCCACTCAGCACTTCGAGAAATTCATGCACGATGCCTGTGAAGCCTCAGGTCTAGCGACTTCCCACATGGCTTACAACATGGTCGTTGGTGTTCTCCATACCTTCCGTCGACGCCTGCCCATTAAAGACGCTCTTCGTTTTGCCAACATACTTCCGCCTGTACTTCGTGCACTCTATGTCGTCGATTGGGACCCGGATGAGGCAATATTGCCCTTCCAGGATGTCGCAACTATGACGAGGGAAGTAAAGGCCCTTCGGGCAGAACACAATTTCTCTCCCGACACCGCCATTCACGATGTTGCGGTTGCTCTCCGCCGCAATCTAATCGAATCCGATTTCGACCAACTCCTTTCAACACTTCCCAAGGGCGCTGTTGAGTTCTGGCAGGTATAA
- a CDS encoding IS5 family transposase, whose amino-acid sequence MWARLEPLLPSEQGGMGRPRLDNRPIVEAILWKHRTGAPWRDLPESFGPWNTVFTRFNRWNRSGVWQRVLEALRGEADCEWVMVDGMGIDGDVQMLPANAPLAGATVTMDPVSRALGPPKLLDVEVKEAAWLGDLVAPGRFLLLQGRPPGESLSAQDEAHGGPWHSEHSTVLYMAAVSASRTAHGERLHRELQRQAEG is encoded by the coding sequence ATGTGGGCCAGGCTAGAGCCTCTGCTGCCGAGCGAGCAGGGTGGAATGGGGCGCCCTCGCCTGGACAATCGCCCCATCGTTGAAGCGATCCTCTGGAAGCACAGAACGGGAGCGCCCTGGAGAGATTTGCCTGAATCCTTCGGACCTTGGAACACGGTCTTCACGCGCTTCAATCGGTGGAATCGGAGCGGAGTCTGGCAGCGGGTCCTCGAAGCCCTTCGAGGTGAAGCGGATTGCGAATGGGTCATGGTCGACGGAATGGGCATCGATGGCGATGTGCAAATGCTCCCAGCCAATGCCCCGCTGGCGGGTGCGACGGTCACCATGGATCCGGTGTCCCGCGCCCTGGGTCCTCCCAAGCTTCTTGATGTCGAGGTGAAGGAGGCCGCCTGGCTCGGCGATCTCGTAGCGCCTGGGCGGTTCCTTCTTCTCCAGGGCCGACCACCGGGAGAGTCCCTTTCGGCGCAGGATGAGGCCCACGGTGGACCTTGGCATTCCGAGCATTCGACAGTCCTCTACATGGCCGCCGTTTCAGCCAGCCGGACCGCCCACGGAGAACGCCTTCATCGAGAGCTTCAACGGCAGGCTGAGGGATGA
- a CDS encoding 4-fold beta flower protein codes for MERRLYDFNGQAVAYIADDGERTICLWNGLAVAYIDDRLDCYGWNGHCLGWVEGGVLFDTQGQSIGIIQAAYSTRLRSEPGRHSKRVTYAKHPKSPPCSRPMHHTGNSRLPLADYLWAGLIEAMTER; via the coding sequence ATGGAAAGGCGACTCTACGATTTCAATGGTCAGGCCGTTGCTTACATCGCCGATGACGGGGAGCGAACCATCTGCCTCTGGAATGGCCTCGCCGTGGCCTACATTGATGACCGCCTCGATTGCTATGGATGGAACGGCCATTGCCTTGGATGGGTCGAGGGCGGCGTTCTCTTCGACACTCAGGGCCAGAGCATCGGGATCATTCAGGCGGCCTATTCAACCCGCCTGCGGTCCGAGCCGGGCAGGCACTCAAAAAGGGTGACATATGCCAAGCACCCAAAATCGCCCCCCTGTTCCAGGCCAATGCACCACACAGGGAACAGCCGCCTGCCGCTTGCGGATTATCTATGGGCGGGTTTGATCGAAGCGATGACGGAACGTTGA
- a CDS encoding AraC family transcriptional regulator, which produces MSEPIRNQWSMTPEPEDMAWGIYVTGVGAGLAELGPPKEGWRLLYLVRGAATLAHEGRKQRLEAGQLLILNAQKGVALIPDPHRPPRAHRVDCAGAMLERWARTGFFGTFPCILRPGFDEILLGMVGSLVELARLQPMGAPRLMSGVVSHMMARLETVRHSGAGAGSQRRLLLEARNLLADPEHDRLGLETIAEELGVSYSWFRQAFRRQSGLPPQRFRQNQRMTRACQLLSDTQLPVANIAQELGFGSLSYFSRVFRKETGLSPTLWRKTRP; this is translated from the coding sequence TTGAGTGAACCCATCCGGAACCAATGGTCGATGACCCCCGAGCCTGAGGACATGGCCTGGGGCATCTATGTCACAGGCGTCGGGGCAGGGCTGGCTGAACTGGGGCCACCCAAGGAAGGGTGGCGCCTGCTCTACCTCGTGCGAGGGGCGGCCACCCTCGCCCATGAGGGCCGGAAACAGCGCCTGGAAGCAGGGCAGCTCTTGATCCTGAATGCGCAGAAGGGCGTCGCGTTGATTCCGGATCCCCATCGTCCGCCGCGGGCCCACCGGGTGGATTGCGCCGGAGCCATGCTGGAACGCTGGGCCCGCACGGGTTTCTTTGGGACCTTCCCCTGCATCCTTCGCCCAGGCTTCGACGAAATCCTGTTGGGCATGGTGGGCTCGTTGGTGGAATTGGCCCGTCTCCAGCCCATGGGCGCCCCCCGCCTGATGTCTGGGGTGGTGAGCCACATGATGGCCCGCCTGGAAACAGTGCGTCACTCCGGGGCCGGTGCAGGCAGTCAGCGGCGCCTGCTGCTGGAAGCCCGCAACCTGCTGGCCGACCCCGAGCACGACCGGCTGGGCCTGGAAACCATCGCGGAAGAACTGGGGGTCAGCTACTCCTGGTTCAGGCAGGCCTTCCGGCGGCAGTCAGGGCTGCCCCCCCAGCGCTTCCGCCAGAACCAGCGCATGACCCGGGCTTGCCAACTCCTCTCCGACACACAGCTCCCCGTTGCCAACATCGCCCAGGAACTGGGCTTCGGTTCCCTTTCCTATTTCTCCCGCGTCTTCCGCAAGGAAACGGGGCTGTCACCCACCCTCTGGAGGAAGACAAGGCCCTGA
- a CDS encoding PTS fructose transporter subunit IIC, whose amino-acid sequence MPSPLRQLKQYLLSGVSHVIPFVACGGILIAVAVGFAPMRPGIGPDFSQAPTLKLLMTIGEAAFALVVPVLSGYIAFGMADRPGLVPGFVGGAIAQTVGAGFLGGIAAGLLAGWVVQALKRLPLPRNLRPIMPILIIPVVASTLVGALLLLVLGPPIKGLMLWLSEVLHHLGSGHRLWLGLLLGSMIAFDMGGPVNKAAFFFGVAMIKEGDVSVMGACAAAICIPPLGLGLATLLRPKHWSEQERESGAAALAMGAIGITEGAIPFAAADPLRVIPTIMAGSSVGAVIALLWGVGDHAPHGGLIVLPVIDHRVAYLLAIATGTLLVALAMNLLKGWKRPVTPEPP is encoded by the coding sequence ATGCCCTCCCCCCTGCGCCAACTGAAGCAGTACCTGCTCTCCGGCGTGTCCCATGTGATTCCCTTCGTGGCCTGTGGGGGCATCCTCATCGCCGTGGCGGTGGGATTTGCCCCCATGCGGCCCGGCATCGGGCCCGATTTCAGCCAGGCGCCCACCCTCAAACTCCTCATGACCATTGGCGAGGCCGCCTTCGCGCTGGTGGTACCCGTCTTATCTGGATACATCGCCTTCGGCATGGCAGATCGGCCCGGCCTCGTGCCCGGCTTTGTGGGTGGCGCCATCGCACAGACCGTGGGCGCCGGCTTCCTGGGGGGCATCGCGGCGGGGCTGCTGGCCGGCTGGGTGGTTCAGGCCCTCAAGCGCCTGCCCTTGCCTCGCAACCTCCGCCCCATCATGCCCATCCTCATCATTCCCGTGGTGGCATCCACCCTTGTGGGCGCCTTGCTGCTCCTGGTCCTGGGCCCCCCCATCAAAGGGCTCATGCTCTGGCTTTCCGAAGTCCTGCACCACCTGGGCAGCGGCCACCGGCTTTGGCTTGGCCTGTTGTTGGGCTCCATGATCGCGTTCGACATGGGGGGCCCCGTGAACAAGGCGGCCTTCTTCTTCGGCGTGGCCATGATCAAGGAAGGTGACGTGAGTGTGATGGGAGCATGTGCGGCCGCCATCTGCATCCCGCCATTGGGACTGGGCCTCGCCACACTCCTCCGGCCCAAGCATTGGAGCGAACAGGAACGGGAGTCCGGTGCGGCTGCCCTGGCCATGGGCGCCATCGGCATCACCGAAGGCGCCATTCCCTTCGCTGCTGCAGACCCCCTGCGCGTCATCCCCACCATCATGGCTGGTTCCTCCGTGGGCGCCGTCATCGCCTTGCTGTGGGGCGTGGGCGACCACGCGCCGCATGGGGGGCTCATCGTCCTTCCCGTGATAGACCACCGCGTGGCCTACCTCCTGGCCATCGCCACGGGAACCTTGTTGGTGGCCCTGGCCATGAATCTGCTTAAGGGCTGGAAACGGCCCGTCACTCCGGAGCCCCCATGA
- a CDS encoding PTS fructose transporter subunit IIB, translating into MKIVAVTACPTGIAHTYMAAEQLERTGGKLGHQVKVETQGAMGIENALTAADFQDADAAILAADIPVMGRDRFKTIPLLLEVPVQQAIKNPNAIFERLQV; encoded by the coding sequence ATGAAGATCGTCGCCGTCACGGCCTGCCCCACGGGCATCGCCCACACCTACATGGCGGCCGAACAGCTCGAGCGCACCGGGGGCAAACTCGGGCACCAGGTGAAGGTGGAAACCCAGGGGGCCATGGGCATCGAGAACGCCTTGACCGCTGCGGATTTCCAGGATGCCGACGCCGCCATTCTCGCGGCCGATATCCCCGTGATGGGCCGCGACAGGTTCAAGACCATTCCCTTGCTTCTGGAAGTTCCCGTGCAGCAGGCCATCAAGAATCCCAACGCCATCTTTGAACGTCTCCAGGTCTGA
- the ptsP gene encoding phosphoenolpyruvate--protein phosphotransferase, whose translation MVLECSFTFPLVRGLHARPAAALRERAQLFRADCLLLNERNGRSSDLRDLLSLIATNTGYGDLCRLTVQGPDAPSAMEALSVFLTGEFLETDGEPTPPHSGGIGTIIPQLLMKASARWWVGQGVSPGLGEGLAVMSSGFTLPAEEPRIRVASAEMEIKAFTAAMAQVEGELAAESIHAEHPTLRAILEAHRAMLQDRAWRGSVALGIRDRNLSARSAILEAGQAWAKTLESSDHVLLRERAADVRGLSARLVRALGGSAPEAPLQTPAEPFVLVARDLPLNLFPKLDRTHLRGLLLTDCGPTSHIAILARTFGIPLVVGIHGLPSTLPPGTRLLVDGLHGAVVEDAPATVSQYFAVEAEAQKTHQERLKQDVHRAPDPGHGQPLSVQANLALAEEGPGAFALGADGVGLFRTEMLFLERAAPPTEDEQVEIYHSVLAAAGNLPVTLRLLDAGGDKPLPFLRLPFEANPFLGQRAVRWYAQHPEIIRTQVRAAIRAAADGGNLRIMIPMVTEPAELAWVRNLVQEEAQRLGRPVPPLGAMVEVPAAALHLAALADQADFFCVGSNDLVQYLFAADRNLPSVARPEFAWHPVTLRLLESIVRSARTAGRPLSLCGEMAARPELLPLLVGLGFDTVSVAPSAILELKRAARSLDAASCKAMAHQAMACSSAEEVEALFRPPLIKQPTYPVVEAELLELDTPCLTKEEAIKRLVERVFLAGRTEAPAMLEEAIWARERVFATGVGHGFAVPHCQTKAMACATLAMLRLAEPVDWGASDDPPVRTVLLLALPGEDVGEEHLRLFARLARRLMDEAFRRHLEETPDPQALLETLRTEVLSIW comes from the coding sequence ATGGTGCTGGAATGTTCTTTCACCTTTCCACTGGTTCGCGGTCTTCATGCGAGGCCTGCAGCGGCTCTGCGGGAGCGGGCCCAACTGTTCAGGGCCGATTGCCTCCTGCTCAATGAGCGGAACGGTCGCAGCTCGGATCTGCGCGACCTCCTCAGCCTCATTGCCACGAATACCGGCTACGGCGACCTCTGCCGCCTTACCGTGCAGGGCCCTGATGCGCCCTCCGCCATGGAGGCGCTCTCGGTGTTTCTCACTGGAGAGTTCCTGGAAACCGATGGCGAGCCGACGCCGCCGCACAGCGGGGGCATTGGCACCATCATTCCCCAACTGCTGATGAAGGCTTCCGCCCGCTGGTGGGTGGGCCAGGGCGTCAGCCCCGGACTGGGGGAAGGCCTGGCCGTCATGTCGTCGGGCTTCACCTTGCCCGCCGAAGAACCCCGGATACGAGTGGCTTCCGCCGAGATGGAAATCAAGGCCTTCACAGCGGCCATGGCCCAGGTGGAAGGCGAACTGGCCGCTGAATCCATCCACGCAGAACACCCCACCCTGCGGGCCATTCTGGAGGCCCACCGGGCCATGCTCCAGGACCGGGCCTGGCGGGGCTCCGTCGCCCTGGGCATCCGCGACCGGAATCTCTCCGCCCGATCAGCGATCCTGGAGGCGGGCCAGGCCTGGGCGAAAACCCTGGAATCCAGTGACCACGTTCTGCTGAGAGAGCGCGCGGCCGATGTCCGAGGATTGTCGGCCCGTTTGGTGCGGGCCCTGGGCGGCTCAGCCCCGGAGGCCCCGCTGCAGACTCCCGCAGAACCGTTTGTGCTGGTGGCTCGTGATCTTCCTCTGAACCTGTTTCCCAAGCTGGATCGGACCCACCTCCGCGGCCTGCTGCTCACCGACTGTGGTCCCACCTCCCACATCGCCATCCTGGCCCGTACCTTCGGCATTCCGCTCGTGGTCGGCATCCACGGCCTGCCCTCGACCCTGCCTCCCGGCACCAGGCTCCTGGTGGATGGCCTGCACGGCGCCGTGGTCGAGGACGCGCCCGCCACGGTGAGCCAGTATTTCGCGGTGGAGGCCGAAGCCCAGAAGACCCATCAGGAACGCCTGAAGCAGGACGTGCATCGGGCACCGGATCCAGGCCATGGACAACCTCTGTCCGTTCAGGCCAACCTCGCCCTGGCCGAGGAGGGCCCTGGTGCCTTTGCCCTGGGGGCCGATGGCGTGGGCCTCTTCCGCACGGAGATGCTGTTTCTGGAGCGAGCCGCCCCCCCCACCGAGGACGAGCAGGTGGAGATCTACCATTCGGTGCTCGCAGCAGCGGGGAATCTGCCGGTCACGCTGCGCCTGCTGGATGCCGGTGGCGACAAGCCCCTGCCATTCCTCCGCCTGCCCTTCGAGGCCAACCCGTTCCTCGGCCAGCGCGCCGTGCGCTGGTACGCCCAGCATCCGGAGATCATCCGCACCCAGGTGCGCGCCGCGATCCGCGCCGCCGCCGACGGTGGCAACCTGCGAATCATGATTCCCATGGTGACCGAGCCCGCCGAGCTCGCTTGGGTGCGCAACCTTGTCCAGGAAGAAGCCCAGAGGCTCGGAAGGCCCGTCCCACCCCTGGGCGCCATGGTGGAGGTCCCTGCCGCAGCCCTTCACCTGGCGGCCCTGGCAGATCAGGCTGATTTCTTCTGCGTGGGAAGCAACGACCTCGTCCAGTACCTTTTCGCTGCGGACCGCAACCTCCCCTCAGTGGCCCGGCCGGAGTTCGCCTGGCACCCGGTGACGCTCCGCCTTCTCGAGAGCATCGTCCGTTCCGCCCGTACCGCGGGGCGCCCCCTGAGCCTCTGCGGTGAAATGGCCGCACGGCCGGAGCTGCTGCCCCTTCTGGTGGGGCTGGGCTTCGACACGGTGAGCGTGGCCCCATCAGCCATTCTCGAGCTCAAGCGGGCAGCACGTTCGCTCGATGCGGCCTCTTGCAAAGCCATGGCCCACCAGGCCATGGCCTGCAGCAGCGCCGAAGAAGTGGAGGCCTTGTTCCGCCCGCCCCTCATCAAGCAGCCCACCTACCCGGTCGTCGAAGCTGAGTTGCTCGAATTGGACACGCCTTGTCTTACCAAGGAGGAGGCCATTAAGCGCCTGGTGGAGCGTGTCTTCCTGGCCGGGCGCACCGAGGCGCCTGCCATGCTGGAAGAAGCCATCTGGGCGCGGGAGCGCGTGTTCGCCACCGGGGTGGGACACGGGTTCGCAGTGCCCCACTGCCAGACGAAGGCCATGGCCTGTGCCACTCTGGCCATGCTGCGGTTGGCAGAACCTGTGGATTGGGGGGCCTCGGACGATCCCCCCGTTCGGACGGTGCTCTTGCTGGCCCTCCCCGGTGAGGACGTGGGGGAGGAGCACTTGCGCCTCTTCGCCCGCCTGGCACGACGGCTCATGGATGAAGCCTTCCGGCGGCACCTCGAAGAAACGCCAGACCCGCAGGCCCTTCTGGAAACGCTGCGCACCGAGGTGCTCTCCATCTGGTGA